Below is a genomic region from uncultured Sunxiuqinia sp..
GATAACTTATGATTTGGACCCGCATGGAACGAAAATTTGAATGACTCTCCCGGGTGTGCAGGACCTGCCTCGCTGGCTCCCTCCGGAATACTTGAAACACCCGACTCGAAGAACATGTAATTGGTAGAAACATTTTCAACTGTTACCGTGTACATTTTCACAGGAAGATAATCGCCACCACGTGGAAAATCTTTTTTAAGACATTGGGTGAATAACAATTCGACCAATGCCAAACTCAATGTTAATCTGAAAACTTTCATAGCAATAAATTTTAAAATTAATCTATCACTAAGGTCTGGCTTAAGTATCACAGAAAAGTCACGAGCTGTTAAACTTTTATTAGAACAAGCCCATGCGTTTCCCTGAATACGAAACGGAGCAGCTCAAGCAACATGATGACTGTCTCCCCCCCTTGTCATGTTGTTTTGAGTGATGAAGCATTGTGAAATCCGCGGAGGAAATCTTCCGTTTTCATGCGTTTCTTCCCACTTAGTTGAAGGTCGGTAACAATTAGCCATTTATCGCTTGTAGCAATTTTCAAATAGGTTTTATCATCCGAGTCAATTGTTCCGGGACGAACATCAGCAGGCTCACCGAAGTTGGCAAAATAGATTTTCATTGAATAGCTTTTGCCCGCTTCATCTTCCAGTTCGGTCCAGGCTGCAGGGTAGGGTGATAAACCTCGAATTTGGTTGCGAATTTCTTCGGCCGGTTTATTCCACTCAATACGGCAATCGTCTTTAAAAATTTTAGGTGCCGGCTTTAATTCGTTTACTTGAATTTCATCCTGCTCCACCGCTGAGTAGGCGCCTTTAGCTAAAGCATCAACCGTTTTCAACACTAAGCCTGCTCCAATTCCCATTAAGCGGTCATGAATATCTCCAACCGTATCATTTGTGCCAATAGGCGTTTTCTCATTGAACAGGATTGCTCCGGTGTCAATCTCATGCGACAGAAGAAAAGTCGTTACCCCGGTTTCTTTATCACCATTCATTACAGCCCAATTTAATGGAGCCGCTCCACGATATTGTGGCAAAAGCGATCCGTGAAGATTGAATGTTCCTAATCTTGGCATATCCCAAACAACTTCGGGTAACATTCGAAAAGCAACCACAACTTGCAAGTCCGCATTCAGGCTTTTGAGTTCTTCAATAAATTCCGGATTTTTCAATTTTGGAGGCTGCATAACGTACAGTCCTTTTTCAACAGCGTATTGTTTAACAGCAGACTCATGCAGCTTGCGACCTCTGCCGGCCGGTTTGTCAGGCGGGGTAATTACACCGACGACTTGATAGTCATTTTCAACTAAAGCCTTTAAACTCGCCACAGCAAAATCGGGAGTTCCCATAAAAACAATGCGTAAATCTTTTCCGGTCATGATATCTGCTTTTGTGCAAAGATACATTTATCGAGAAAAAAATTCCAACATACAAACAGATAACCGGAGTAAACTAGGGAGTCTTATATTTTCTAGCCAAATCAGGGCGTAATTTTCTGTTCCCTTTTTTTGCTTTCGGATCGTAGGGACAATGTTTACAGCCATTGGAACAACAATAACCTCGTTTTACCAAATAACTTTCGGTCATTACGCGATAACCTTCTTTGGAGAGGTAGTAATCTTCTCCTTCGACTGAGTTATCGTAACTATCCGGAAATAAATGATCAAACATCCCCATAATGAGTGCTAATCATATTTGAATTTCTGAAGGAAATGCCCCATACGGTCGCGTTTGGTCTTCAGGTACTGTTGGTTGTATTTGTTTGGTTCCACTTCAACCGGGATCGTCTCAGTAACTTCCAGACCATACCCTTCAATACCGACACGTTTTACCGGATTGTTTGTCAGCAATTTCATTTTGCAAACACCTACTTTTCGGAGTATTTGAGCACCAACTCCATAGTCGCGCTCGTCAGCCTGAAATCCCAGGTGAATATTGGCATCGATGGTGTCCATGCCCTCGTCCTGTAGTTTGTAGGCTGCTATTTTATTCATCAAGCCAATTCCACGGCCTTCCTGCATCATGTAAACAACCACACCTTTGCCGGCCTTTTCAATCATTTCCATGGACTTGTGCAGTTGTTCTCCGCACTCGCAACGCATCGAACCAAAAATATCTCCAGTCATGCACGATGAATGCATGCGAACCAGAATTTCCTCCTTTTCTTCCCAGCTACCTTTAATCAGGGCAACGTGTTCTGCTCCGTTTGATTTCTGACGGAAAGGGATAATTCTGAAATCGCCGTACTTAGTTGGCATTTGAACCTCCTCACCTTGATCAACCAAACTTTCAGATTTCAGGAGGTAAGCTATCAAATCTTTGATGGATATAATTTTCAGGTCAAACTTATCAGCAACTTCCATCAGTTCAGGAAGTCTGGCCATAGTACCATCTTCGTTCATAATTTCGACCAATACGCCAGCAGACTTGAGTCCTGCCAAACGAGCCAGGTCAATTGCCGCTTCAGTGTGTCCGGCACGGCGCAGTACACCGCGGTCTTTTGCTTTCAATGGGAAAATATGCCCGGGACGCCCCAGCTCTTCCGGATCGATATCGTCATCAGTTAGCGCCAAAATTGTTTTTGCCCGGTCGCTGGCAGAGATACCTGTTGTGCAACCATAGCCTATTAAGTCGACCGAGACGGTAAACGGCGTTTGGTGTGACGAGGTATTTTTACCAACCATCAGCTCGAGATTAAGCTCTTCACAGCGACTTTCAGTTAGCGGCGCACAAATGAGCCCTCGCCCATGTGTTGCCATAAAGTTGACCTTTTCAGGGGTCATCAATTCAGCCGCGGCAATAAAATCACCTTCATTCTCACGATCTTCGTCGTCTACAACAATAATAAGATCCCCTTTTCTAATGGCGTCAATTGCCTCGGGTACAGTATTTAATTTGAACTCGTCCATTGTGATATTTGGTTTGCAAAATGCAGGTGCAAAACTACGGAAAAATATCGATTTTAAAATGACAATTTACACCTTTGCCCGCTTAGATTTCTCCCAGACAACAGATTGTTTGCCTTTAAAGTAGCGAACGATTCCTTTTATGGAGGCGTAATTCATAGCAACGAAATAGTACGGAATAAAGAAAAACTTAAAACGAACCTGCTTGTTCTCTGACTGCCAACCAATTGCAGCAACAACATACAGAATTAGCTGAAAATACAGAAACACAGCATAGAAATTATCGACATCAAATGTGTCGTTTTTCACCAAAATTAAGAGATTGATAAAAAAGATAGCAAACAGTGCAAAAGGAGCAATTGTCCATCGAAGTATTTTATGTGAAATATACTGAAAACTAAGCCAACCGTTGCGAAAAGGGTTGAGCAGCTGTGGCAATCGGAAAATGGCTTGCAGGCCTCCAGCGGCAATTCGTATTTTGCGCTTCAGTTCTTCTTTTACACTTTCCGAAGCCGACTCTACAGCATAAGCATTGGGTGTGTATGCAACCCGATATCCACGCTCTGCAATACGCAGCGAAATAATAAAGTCATCGAGAATCGTATCCGGCTCAACCGGCTTGAATAAATCGGTGCGAATGGCAAAAAGTTCTCCGGCAGCGCCAACTGCTGAGCTAAACTCAGCATCCATTTTTTTTATAAACGATTCCAGTTTCCAATAAAATCCTTCCCCGGAAGCAGCTGCGGAGTCCTCGTCCTTTTCCAAGATTCGCTTTTCGCCGGCAACACAACCAACCGATGGGTTTTGAAACTGACGGACAATCTCCTTGATTGATTGTTCGCCAAGAATGGTATTACTATCAGAAAATATTACCAGTGGTGTTTTAACAAAAGCTAGCCCACGGTTCATCGCATGAATCTTCCCAAGCCGCTCAGGTGTATGTTCAACCTGTAGTTCCGGGAACTGCTGCAGAAATTCTGGTGTTCCGTCGGTTGATCCATCGGTCATCCATAAATACTGGACTTTATCTTTGGGGTAATTCAGCTTAAATGAGTTCTCTACTTTTTGCCGGGCAACTTCAATTTCATTGTAAGCCGTTACAAACAAACATACTTCGGGAAGATTAGCCGTATCAAGATTGAATTCTTTCGGTTTTGCAACAAACAAGCGCTTAATTATTACCAATATCCATATGATTGCAGCATACCCCACATAGGTGTATAAAACCACGATTAATGATATCAGGAATAAGATCTCAAGCATTGATATGCTGCTTATAAAAATCGATTAAGGATTCGGCAAACGCCATATTGTCAAAATGTTCGTTCGTAAAATCTACGGCATTTTTACAAAGTTGATCGTATTTCGACCGATCGTTGATCATTTTAATAATTCCCTCGACAAAGGAATCGGCATCGTCAGCTAAAATGAAATGCTTGTTATTTTCTACCGCAATACCTTCAGCTCCAATTGCCGTGGAAATAATTGCTTTTCCGAGTGCCAGCCCTTCAATGATTTTCACCCGCATACCACTTCCGGACAGCAAGGGAACCACCATAATTGCTTTTGAATTCATGAACGAATAGGCATCCTCAATTTCACCCAGATACTCTACATTCTTATATTTCAGCTTCGACTCAAGCCAGTCCGGTGCATTTCGTCCGGCCACGTAAAATTTAAGCTCCGGATATTTCTGATGTAGTGTCATCCAAACGTTTTCCAAAAACCAAAGCAGACCTTCCTGGTTCGGGGCCCAGTCGAGCGCTCCAATATGAAATACCGACGGATATTCCAATCTTCCGGCTCGGGGAACAAGCGTGGCAAGGTCTATACCCGCCTGCGTGGTATGCTTCGGTTTCGTATTGCCCAATTGATCCAAGATATCACCGTCTCGATCTGTGATCGGAATTAAAATATCATAATCGTTTAGATGTCCGATCTCAAATTTCTTTATGCGCTTAGCCAGTAATTGAAGATAAATTCGCTTGATTCCCGGCGTTACTTTCGCTGTTCTTTCCCATATCTCATGCTCTACATTGTGAGCCCGGTATGCGATTAACGCACTCGAGTGTTCTTTAATTAAAGAGATATAAGGGCAAAGGTATAACCCTTCGAGCTGTATAACATCATACTCATTGTTTCTAAGTATTTTAATTAAATAGTTGGCAAAGCTTTCGTCCATAAACCGTCGAGCATTGTACGGAAGTTGAGAAAAAAGCAGATTGCCAATCAATCCTCCAAGAGTTATTTTGGCCGGAACTTCAGCAAGCTGAAAGTTAACTTTTTCTTTCAGGCTTTCGGGTATATCCTGAATTGAAATATGATGTTTGTGTGTGTTCATGGCCAGTACATCAACCTCGTGCCCAAGTAATGAAAACCCTTTGCATATAGTTAACATAGCTATTGCTCCCCCATCTTTGGGAGGCCATGGAACTTTATTACACAACTGAAGAATTCTCATATTATGAAATGGTTTCCGGCTTGCTTTTTCGCTTAAACAGAAAGCGAAATAAGCGTTTAAGCTGATACTGATATACCTCAATGTTGAGTAAGCCGGAGTCGTTGGCTGATTTATAGGTTAAAAATATGCCTAAGGGTAAAAACATGTAAGTCGAAAACCACATGCCATTAGTCATGTTCCACATGTCTTCACGCGCAAATTTCTCTCCCGTAATCGAAACCATGTAATAGGTAATAAACATTAAAATGGATACAACCACTGGCATCCCTAATCCACCTTTACGAATAATGGCTCCGAGTGGTGCTCCAATAAAAAAGAATATAAAACAAGCAAAGGACCAGGTGAACTTTTTATGTTTCTCCATGGTCAGTTTATTGATCGATTTCTTTTGATTATATAATTCGTTCAGATTTTGATTAATAGTCTGATGATTGGTACGAGCCTGTCTAATGGCCGTGGTTATCAATTCATTTTGAACCTGTGGAGCCAGAGCCTGATAAATTGTATCAAAGGCAACAATGGTATCCTGTACAAAACGATGAGGATGCTTGATTGAATCCTGAGTTTCGGTGAAAGCGAGCACCCGGTCGTTTAAAGCAGCAGGGTATCGCATTGATATCGCAAATCGCCGGACTCGCTTTTTATACGACTGATACATGGAGTCTTCAATGAAGTTCAGTTGATCGAGGTTCATCATTTTATAATGACTTCGAACTCTGCTTTCGTCTGTTCGTTCAAAATCAAAACCTTCAAGAGGGATGGTTAATACTTCCTTGCCGAATCGTTCTCTGCGAAAAGGAAAGGTTCTGTTCTTTCCCCTTCTATTTGGTGCTTCATCAGTTGCCGACTGACCATTAAACATGGTCATGGTCATGTATTTTTTATCTTCTGAAATCTTCATAAAACCGGAGTCGGCCACCGTTACTTTCACATTTCCTTTATTTTCTTTGTGATCGTAAATCATTAAACCATAAAGCATATTGTTATTTTTGCCCTTCCGGTCAACTTTTATGCTGTAGCCATCAATTTCATTTGTGAACGCACCTTCAGAAATCACCATTTCCGGCTTTTGCCTTTTCACACTAGTAAGTAAGGCTCCAAATTTCAGATTTGTTTTTGGCAGAATATTGTTAGAAAAATAAAAGGCGAATAGTGTTAGTGCAATTGCGACCCCTATTAATGGTTTCATAATTCGGAACAATGAAATTCCAGATGCTTTAATCGCAACCAGCTCATAATTCTCACCCAAACTACCAAATGTCATAATCGATGCCAGTAGCATGGCAAGGGGAAAAGCCATCGGGACAAGCGCAAAGGAAGCATAAAGTAGCAATTCTGAGACAATGTTCCATTCTAAACCTTTACCAACCATGTCATCAATGTACTTCCACAGAAATTGCATCAGCAATACAAAGACACAAATGAAAAAGGTCATTAGAAATGGCCCCAAGAAAGTTTTTAAAACAAATATGTGTAGTCGCTTCATAATGTATCGTTGGAAACGAATACAAAGCTAAGTTATTTTGAAGAAATTGAAAGTTAAAAAACCCTTAACAGCCAAGGATGTGTTTTAGGTCAGCAATTTGCGAATTCCATAATTCGGTTGTTTCTTCTTGTTCATCTGTAGTATCAATCACAATTAAAGAAACGTCTCCGGTTAAATCATCTTTCGCGATCTTAAACTCAAAATACCCTTCTTCTTCATCAACCCAATTATACCGAACAAGTTTATCTTCTTTTTGCAGTATTTTTTCAGCTTGTTGCTCCGACCCTTCCCATATAAAAGTATAAATTTTACCTCGTACCTGTACATCATCAGCAAACCATTCGGCTAGCCCTGATGCAGTGCTCAGTCGATTATACAGCACTTTAGGAGAGCAATTCATCGGATATTCTAACTGGATCTCAATTTTTTCAGACATGGATTTTATGTTTGTCGCAATATAAGTAATAACTCTCAAATTAGCAATCAGTTTTAGTATCAGCAGAACAATGAAACAACAAACGACGGACTCCTCAAAAGGACTTTCTGAAACGCAAAATAAAAACACCTCACAGGAAGTCGTTCCTGACTGATCAACCATCAATATGCAAAAGGTGACATTTTTGAACAGCGAAAATCATTCAGCCAACACAGTCTTTAGCTCTTAGCAGCAAGGCACTAGCCCGAATTTCCTCTTGAGTTCTCAATCTTGCCGATCACAACACAACGTGTAAGACATACGAATCGCCCCACTTAACGAATACACAGCACCCCACTACCAGTGGGGCTATCCAAAATTTACCAATATTAATAAACCAACACCCTCCAAAAAAACAAGACACGAATCATACCACAAGCCACTTTCAAAGCAAATACCCCCTAAAAAAAACCTCCTCCGAAAATTAAAGACAAATTAACAAACAGCGTCTATTTATATTCATTCTAAATAAGGCTCGTTTATCAAACATAAATTACACATAACGACCTGTAAAAAAAAGACATATGCAGATTATTACAGATTCTTGAAAAATACGCAAACCCCAGAAATATGATTTTTGTCACAATAGTTTAACTGCTACTATTTTAAAAATTTCTCTCGTATTTCTATTTTTCTATTTTTGTACTCGTTAATGTTTTTTAACATCTATTGAAACTTCATCAATATTAAATTGAACGTTTCAGAGAGAGGACTTAATTAAATCATATTTAACATTTGGGGGAATGTTAACGATTTGATGTAATTAATAATTATTATGGAGAGGGTTGTTCTTATTAGTCTTATGGTATCAAAAGAAAAAAGC
It encodes:
- a CDS encoding glycosyltransferase family 2 protein, with the protein product MLEILFLISLIVVLYTYVGYAAIIWILVIIKRLFVAKPKEFNLDTANLPEVCLFVTAYNEIEVARQKVENSFKLNYPKDKVQYLWMTDGSTDGTPEFLQQFPELQVEHTPERLGKIHAMNRGLAFVKTPLVIFSDSNTILGEQSIKEIVRQFQNPSVGCVAGEKRILEKDEDSAAASGEGFYWKLESFIKKMDAEFSSAVGAAGELFAIRTDLFKPVEPDTILDDFIISLRIAERGYRVAYTPNAYAVESASESVKEELKRKIRIAAGGLQAIFRLPQLLNPFRNGWLSFQYISHKILRWTIAPFALFAIFFINLLILVKNDTFDVDNFYAVFLYFQLILYVVAAIGWQSENKQVRFKFFFIPYYFVAMNYASIKGIVRYFKGKQSVVWEKSKRAKV
- the fmt gene encoding methionyl-tRNA formyltransferase; translated protein: MTGKDLRIVFMGTPDFAVASLKALVENDYQVVGVITPPDKPAGRGRKLHESAVKQYAVEKGLYVMQPPKLKNPEFIEELKSLNADLQVVVAFRMLPEVVWDMPRLGTFNLHGSLLPQYRGAAPLNWAVMNGDKETGVTTFLLSHEIDTGAILFNEKTPIGTNDTVGDIHDRLMGIGAGLVLKTVDALAKGAYSAVEQDEIQVNELKPAPKIFKDDCRIEWNKPAEEIRNQIRGLSPYPAAWTELEDEAGKSYSMKIYFANFGEPADVRPGTIDSDDKTYLKIATSDKWLIVTDLQLSGKKRMKTEDFLRGFHNASSLKTT
- a CDS encoding DUF5522 domain-containing protein; translated protein: MFDHLFPDSYDNSVEGEDYYLSKEGYRVMTESYLVKRGYCCSNGCKHCPYDPKAKKGNRKLRPDLARKYKTP
- a CDS encoding bifunctional 3,4-dihydroxy-2-butanone-4-phosphate synthase/GTP cyclohydrolase II, which produces MDEFKLNTVPEAIDAIRKGDLIIVVDDEDRENEGDFIAAAELMTPEKVNFMATHGRGLICAPLTESRCEELNLELMVGKNTSSHQTPFTVSVDLIGYGCTTGISASDRAKTILALTDDDIDPEELGRPGHIFPLKAKDRGVLRRAGHTEAAIDLARLAGLKSAGVLVEIMNEDGTMARLPELMEVADKFDLKIISIKDLIAYLLKSESLVDQGEEVQMPTKYGDFRIIPFRQKSNGAEHVALIKGSWEEKEEILVRMHSSCMTGDIFGSMRCECGEQLHKSMEMIEKAGKGVVVYMMQEGRGIGLMNKIAAYKLQDEGMDTIDANIHLGFQADERDYGVGAQILRKVGVCKMKLLTNNPVKRVGIEGYGLEVTETIPVEVEPNKYNQQYLKTKRDRMGHFLQKFKYD
- a CDS encoding LptF/LptG family permease — its product is MKRLHIFVLKTFLGPFLMTFFICVFVLLMQFLWKYIDDMVGKGLEWNIVSELLLYASFALVPMAFPLAMLLASIMTFGSLGENYELVAIKASGISLFRIMKPLIGVAIALTLFAFYFSNNILPKTNLKFGALLTSVKRQKPEMVISEGAFTNEIDGYSIKVDRKGKNNNMLYGLMIYDHKENKGNVKVTVADSGFMKISEDKKYMTMTMFNGQSATDEAPNRRGKNRTFPFRRERFGKEVLTIPLEGFDFERTDESRVRSHYKMMNLDQLNFIEDSMYQSYKKRVRRFAISMRYPAALNDRVLAFTETQDSIKHPHRFVQDTIVAFDTIYQALAPQVQNELITTAIRQARTNHQTINQNLNELYNQKKSINKLTMEKHKKFTWSFACFIFFFIGAPLGAIIRKGGLGMPVVVSILMFITYYMVSITGEKFAREDMWNMTNGMWFSTYMFLPLGIFLTYKSANDSGLLNIEVYQYQLKRLFRFLFKRKSKPETIS
- a CDS encoding spondin domain-containing protein, whose product is MKVFRLTLSLALVELLFTQCLKKDFPRGGDYLPVKMYTVTVENVSTNYMFFESGVSSIPEGASEAGPAHPGESFKFSFHAGPNHKLSFATMYGFSNDGFYAPMEWELTFITVVAP
- a CDS encoding START-like domain-containing protein encodes the protein MSEKIEIQLEYPMNCSPKVLYNRLSTASGLAEWFADDVQVRGKIYTFIWEGSEQQAEKILQKEDKLVRYNWVDEEEGYFEFKIAKDDLTGDVSLIVIDTTDEQEETTELWNSQIADLKHILGC
- a CDS encoding glycosyltransferase family 4 protein, which gives rise to MRILQLCNKVPWPPKDGGAIAMLTICKGFSLLGHEVDVLAMNTHKHHISIQDIPESLKEKVNFQLAEVPAKITLGGLIGNLLFSQLPYNARRFMDESFANYLIKILRNNEYDVIQLEGLYLCPYISLIKEHSSALIAYRAHNVEHEIWERTAKVTPGIKRIYLQLLAKRIKKFEIGHLNDYDILIPITDRDGDILDQLGNTKPKHTTQAGIDLATLVPRAGRLEYPSVFHIGALDWAPNQEGLLWFLENVWMTLHQKYPELKFYVAGRNAPDWLESKLKYKNVEYLGEIEDAYSFMNSKAIMVVPLLSGSGMRVKIIEGLALGKAIISTAIGAEGIAVENNKHFILADDADSFVEGIIKMINDRSKYDQLCKNAVDFTNEHFDNMAFAESLIDFYKQHINA